In Antarcticibacterium arcticum, the genomic stretch GCATCTGCCTGGGGTCTTACCTGGAAGATCACTGCATTAAAATTATGTGCTTTAAGATAATCCAGAAGCTGGATCGCTTCCTTTTGTTGATCTGCTGTACTTAGACCGGCTTTGCTTGGCCAGTTAATATTGGCAACCGTAGCCACCCAGGCCGCACGAAATTCTTTCATTACCGGGGTTTTGGGCCTTGTAATGTAATCCTTAATTTCATCGGGTTCCGGGGCAGGAGCAGGTAACGGGCTCACCGTGGGTGCCTCTTCTACCTCAACATCCGGAATTTCCGGCAGAGTTTCAGCAGGGATCTCGGCTGTGGGTGGTGGCGGTGTGTCTTCAGCTTTTTTTAATGAAGAACAAGCTGTGATAAATAGAAAGAGAATAAAAAGTGCAGTAAGGGTTTTTACTTTAAATGGCATAGCGCTTGGATGAATTATTGAGTTGAATAAACCTTTGGAATTTGGGCATAAAGATAAAAGAGAAAGAGCCACAAATGTGCCTCTTCCTCTTTATTTATAATTACAGGCCATACTTTTAACGGTCTCTCCAGAAATCTATTTTTCCTCCTCCAATTGGGTCTGAATAGGTTCCTCTTATTTGGGTAGTGTATGTCCTTCCCAGTGTACCCACATTTACTGAATGTTGAATGAAAGGGGTTGAGGTCAAAGGGTCATAATCTATAGTGGAATTGAAAACCTTAAACGTGTAATTTCCCGGTTCCAGCTCTACATACTCACCACCTTCTTTGAAATCTATATCAGATCCCAGCAAAACTACCCTTGCAGGTTGAGCAGCCGAAGTTTCGGTAGCAGGTACTGCAGCCCGTACGGCGTACACATCTACAGTAAAAGGAACATTCGCCATCGTATGCACAAATCTCCAGTAGATCTTAACATTATCATCTGCGGGAAGTACATCTTCCATTACAAAAACTTCATGATTCCCTTCATTACCCACTAAATATACAGAGTAGTTGGATCCTGAATTTAATGAGGCCTGGGTAGCTGCCAGTTCATTCATCTCTAAATCTAACACCCTAATATTTGTGTTGCCGGAAGGAATAACAGCGTAAGCATTTGCAGGATAAACTGCCCTATATGCTGACCCCTGAGGATCTCCTGCCGTTGTGGAACCTGCGGCCGTAACTTTTGTATCTCCAAAATAAAAGTTTGCCGGTGGAGCATCATCAGAATGAAAAAAGAACTTTGCTTTTGTCATCTCCCCCGTAAGAGGTACCGTAAGTTCAGGGATGGCATTTTCCTCACAACCGGTGAGAACCAGGCCAGCTGCTATTATAAGAATAATTCTATTTATAATATTTTTCATAATTTAAGTTTATTCGGGTTTACTAAACCAGGTTTCATAGGTATGGTAATCTAACTCAAAAGCATTTAATTCGCGAAGCGCTGCCTGATTCCACATGTATTCAGAATTAAATCTTGGTCTTGCTCTATAGGCCGGTTCGCCATTATTATCTACGTATAAAGGATCTGGTAACGAAAACCCTTTATAAACGGCTTCTTCATCGGAGACATCCTTGTCATAATGATATCTTCTCATATCACTCCATGTTTCAAAGAACCCCCAGCCCCAGGTCGCGATATATTTTTGAAGCATAATTTTGGATAAGGTGAGATCCTCTGCGGAAGAAGGGAAATATTCCTCGCTTGCTTCGTACAGAACTCTTCTCTGGTCATAGGTGGCAGGATCTGGTGCATATTGACGTGCAAAATCAAGATGTCCTTCCACCCCTTCTTTATAGGCAGTTAAGGCTAACTCTTTTTGACCAGATAAGAGAGCGGCTTCAGATTTAATAAACTGAAGCTGGGAATAAGTCATCAATGGAAATCTCTCGCTGTTATTAAAAAAGTAAATCTGTGGATTTGGGGTTGTATTCAGGCTTCCGGTATTCCCCCAAAGGTTATTGGGAACCTGCTCTGCAGCATATTCACTAATTCCTATTTCCGGAGAAATCCCACGATACTCTCCGTCTGGTGCAGGTGCGAGCATAGCCGCTAATCGTGGATCCTTTAAATGTTGACCCTCGAATACCGGATCAACTCCTTCCAACGCCGGATCTGTCAATTCAGGATTAGTTCCATCCAACAGCCCTACAATAAATTTGGTTTGACGGTAAAAATTAATATTTCCTCTTAGTGGTCCAAAGAAATTGGTATTGGCGCTTACCGTTCCTTCAAAGCGTATCATCGCATTATCCGCATTGCTTTGCAGTGCCTGATCTACGTACCCAATTACCTCCTGCGCATCATAAAAGCTCTTATTGGTGAGTCTATGTTTGCTAATGGCAAGCAACCCATAGGCAAATCTTTTCCATTTCTCCCGATCGCCGTTATAAATAAGGTCTGCCTCCATTAATCCGGAATCCTCCGGACTAAGGCCATCAGTTCTTTCAAGATTTTCTATTCCCAGGAGAAGTAATCTTTCAATTTCTGCATACACTACCTCCTGCTCATCATAATCAAAAACCCTTCTATCAGCATCAAAGGCCTGAGTTACAATAACGGGCCCGTGGTAATCTGTGAGCATTTGCCAACCATACGCCCGCAGGATATGACCAACCCCTACAAAATCATACTTCTCATTCCTTTCACCGCTCTCAATCATATCAGACAGGTTATAACCCATGCTCCAGTAAACAGCACGCCATAATTGGGCGTAAAAATCGCTGTTTGGCGGATTTGCATGTAAGTTAAGTGAATAGGAAGCACCCGAAGTATAAGCCCAGTTTTGGGTATAAAATCCGGTAAATCTTCCATCCCATTGGACTGCTACTGCCAGTTCCGACTGTATTTGTGGCAAGAACAATTCAGGTTGTAGCAGCGCATCAGGACCATTTGGATTAGTATTTACGTCCAGGTAATCTTCACACCCAGCGAGTGTAAAAACACCGGCAAGGATCAAACAAATATTTCTAATTTTTTTCATATCTATATTTTTTATAGTCCTACTCGTAGTCCAACATTAATTCCCATTGGCATAGGGAAATTTCCATAATCAAATCCATAACCACCGGCGCCACCAACGGCAGCAGAGTTTCCGTTTCCAACAGGATCCAGCCCGGAATAATTGGTTAAAAGAAAAAGATCAGTTCCGGTTACGAATACACTTGCACTTTGAATGGCATTTGTTCTTTCAAGGAGCGCAGGCGTAAAATTATATCTAAGGGTTACATCGCGAAGTCTCATCCAGTTTACGTCTTTTTCAATAAAACTCTGGAAAGGGTAAACAGAAGACCAGTAAGTTGAATTTCTAGACATATCCAATGGGATATTGTTTTGGGTAGGGCTGGTATTTTCATTTCCGTCCTTCAGCACACCTTCAACAATACGTGGGGTATCCCTATCAAGAGTCCTGGTACTTAAACCTCTTGTTGTAAGGTAATGTTCAGTGGCATTATAAACATCTCCTCCAACTCTAAAATCCAACAAGAAATTTAAAGAAAGATTTTTATAATTTAATGTATTGGATAATCCTACCGTGAAATCTGGCTGACGATCTCCTACAATAATCCATTCACTTGTATCAAGTAAGGGTAAACCATTGGCAGGGTTTACCAGGATCTCGCCGTTTTCTGTTCTCTGGAAATCATAACCTGTAAAAGTAGTAAGTGGCCCACCAACTCTGGCACCACCTCTTACGTTACCATATAACCAGGTATCTGAATTGTAAAATTCGCTCACATCACCCGGAAGGCTTACCAGCTCACTCCAGTTCTTGGTGTAATTGGCCAGAATATCCCAGGAGAAATCTGGTGTTCTTACAGGTGTTGCATTTAACTGCAATTCTACCCCTTCGTTTTGGATCTCCCCGGCATTGAAGGTCATCAAAACAAATCCGGTGGCATAACTTAAACGTAAGTTTTGAACGATTTGATCTACAGATTTTTTATTGAAATAAGTTACATCAAGACCAAGACGATTTCCGAAAAATCTCAATTCTGTACCATACTCGTAAGAGGTTGTCATTTCTGGCACCAAATTTAAACTTGGCCCTGTAAATCCATATCTGAAGCCTCCACCTGTTGTGGTAGCATTAGTATAAAACGGGCGAATGCTATAAGGATTGGCATCCTTTCCTACCTGTGCGATAGATCCTCTAAGTTTACCATAGGATAAAACATCTTTAATACCACTAAAAGCATCAAGCTCTGTAAAAATAAAACTTAAACCTGCAGACGGGTAAAAGAATGAATTGTTTTGGACGGGAAGGGTAGAACTCCAGTCATTACGGGCCGTAAGTGTTAGATACAGCATATTATCATAACTGGCATTGAAGCTTCCGAACACACCCACTAACCTCCTTTGCGCTAAATTGTTAAACGCCCGGTGCGTATCAAGTCTTGTATTATTTATAGAATAAAGATCTGGCGCCTGGAAATCCAGGCCTTCTGCAGAGGCACTAAAGGTATTGTAATCATAAATTGCACCCCCTACTTTAAGATCGGTTTCCAACAATCCGTTAAAGAAAGAACCCGGGGTAATTTGGGCATAGGACTGAAAAGTAAGGTTTCTGGTAGTAGCAAGCGCCTGGTCAAATACTCCACCATAATTTCTTCCGCTTAAAGCTTCAGGGTGCCGCACAATCGTGGTTTTGGTTGTAAAGTAATCTACACCCACCTGGCCCACAAATTTTAACCACTCTGCAGGTGCAACATTAAGCTGGGTATTTAATTTATATCTGTCTGTCAAAGAATTGAAAACATTCTTATTTACGTTAAAGAATGGATTTTCAACAGCTGCCGCAAATGGAGCATAGTCTCTTCTTCGTCCTCCCGGGGTTAAATAATTGCTGGCATCATCGGTTGAAGGCCACAGCAATAAATGTAATAATGGTCCTCCTGCCCCTCTAAAGGTTTGATCATTATCTGACCGGGTATAATCAAAAGTTACATCAGTAGAAATATAGTCATTCAAGGTTGCAGTAATGGCAGATGTTATATTTAATTTATCTAAACCAGTAGTAGGAACAAAACCTTCAGAATTTGTATGAGAGGCAGCTACCCTGTATTGATTGAGTTCTGTCCCTCCGGAAAATGATAGGTTATGTCTCTTTGTAACGGCATTTTGGAAGAAGTTCCCAACGTTATCGTAAAATTGAGTTCCCGCAGGATATTCAGATCCAAAATAATAAAGATTTTCATCATCATCTGTGGTAAAGCCCTGGGATCCCCGTCCATATTTTTGTTGGATCTCAGGATACTCTACGATCTGGTCAACTCTAAAACTGTTACTATAATCTATTCTCGCTTTTCCTGCCTGACCTCTTTTGGTTGTAATAACCACAGCACCGGAAGCGGCTTCTATTCCATACAGAGCAGATGCTTCAGGACCTTTAAGTATAGTAATGGAAGCTATATCTTCCGGATTAATATCTGCCGCCCTGTTGGTGAAATCCACGCCTCTGTTTTCAAAAGATCTGGCCGTACCGGCAGAAGCTAACATTCCGGTTGACATTGTGTTATTACTTATGGGCAAACCATCTACTACAAAAAGTGGTTGGTTATTACCACTAAGGGAGCTTATTCCCCTAATTACTATAGATGTGGAAGATCCGGGAAGACCAGAGGTAGAATTTATTTCAACACCTGCTACCCGTCCGGCAAGGGCATCTATAAAATTTTCCCGCTGGGTTTCTGCAATTACAGGGCCGGCTACTTCAGTTACAGAATATGCAAGCGCCTTTTTTTCCTGCTTTATACCAAGGGCTGTTACCACAACTTCATCTAAACCTTCCTGATCTTCTGCCAGGGTCACGTT encodes the following:
- a CDS encoding DUF4397 domain-containing protein, translated to MKNIINRIILIIAAGLVLTGCEENAIPELTVPLTGEMTKAKFFFHSDDAPPANFYFGDTKVTAAGSTTAGDPQGSAYRAVYPANAYAVIPSGNTNIRVLDLEMNELAATQASLNSGSNYSVYLVGNEGNHEVFVMEDVLPADDNVKIYWRFVHTMANVPFTVDVYAVRAAVPATETSAAQPARVVLLGSDIDFKEGGEYVELEPGNYTFKVFNSTIDYDPLTSTPFIQHSVNVGTLGRTYTTQIRGTYSDPIGGGKIDFWRDR
- a CDS encoding SusD/RagB family nutrient-binding outer membrane lipoprotein, which produces MKKIRNICLILAGVFTLAGCEDYLDVNTNPNGPDALLQPELFLPQIQSELAVAVQWDGRFTGFYTQNWAYTSGASYSLNLHANPPNSDFYAQLWRAVYWSMGYNLSDMIESGERNEKYDFVGVGHILRAYGWQMLTDYHGPVIVTQAFDADRRVFDYDEQEVVYAEIERLLLLGIENLERTDGLSPEDSGLMEADLIYNGDREKWKRFAYGLLAISKHRLTNKSFYDAQEVIGYVDQALQSNADNAMIRFEGTVSANTNFFGPLRGNINFYRQTKFIVGLLDGTNPELTDPALEGVDPVFEGQHLKDPRLAAMLAPAPDGEYRGISPEIGISEYAAEQVPNNLWGNTGSLNTTPNPQIYFFNNSERFPLMTYSQLQFIKSEAALLSGQKELALTAYKEGVEGHLDFARQYAPDPATYDQRRVLYEASEEYFPSSAEDLTLSKIMLQKYIATWGWGFFETWSDMRRYHYDKDVSDEEAVYKGFSLPDPLYVDNNGEPAYRARPRFNSEYMWNQAALRELNAFELDYHTYETWFSKPE
- a CDS encoding SusC/RagA family TonB-linked outer membrane protein, whose translation is MEQQLKKFILILLCFVSVHAMAQQRAVTGQVLDQTGLPVPGVSVYIKNTSTGTTTNMDGRFSLNVPDNATSVLVFSSLGFRTQEFPLGTQTTFNVTLAEDQEGLDEVVVTALGIKQEKKALAYSVTEVAGPVIAETQRENFIDALAGRVAGVEINSTSGLPGSSTSIVIRGISSLSGNNQPLFVVDGLPISNNTMSTGMLASAGTARSFENRGVDFTNRAADINPEDIASITILKGPEASALYGIEAASGAVVITTKRGQAGKARIDYSNSFRVDQIVEYPEIQQKYGRGSQGFTTDDDENLYYFGSEYPAGTQFYDNVGNFFQNAVTKRHNLSFSGGTELNQYRVAASHTNSEGFVPTTGLDKLNITSAITATLNDYISTDVTFDYTRSDNDQTFRGAGGPLLHLLLWPSTDDASNYLTPGGRRRDYAPFAAAVENPFFNVNKNVFNSLTDRYKLNTQLNVAPAEWLKFVGQVGVDYFTTKTTIVRHPEALSGRNYGGVFDQALATTRNLTFQSYAQITPGSFFNGLLETDLKVGGAIYDYNTFSASAEGLDFQAPDLYSINNTRLDTHRAFNNLAQRRLVGVFGSFNASYDNMLYLTLTARNDWSSTLPVQNNSFFYPSAGLSFIFTELDAFSGIKDVLSYGKLRGSIAQVGKDANPYSIRPFYTNATTTGGGFRYGFTGPSLNLVPEMTTSYEYGTELRFFGNRLGLDVTYFNKKSVDQIVQNLRLSYATGFVLMTFNAGEIQNEGVELQLNATPVRTPDFSWDILANYTKNWSELVSLPGDVSEFYNSDTWLYGNVRGGARVGGPLTTFTGYDFQRTENGEILVNPANGLPLLDTSEWIIVGDRQPDFTVGLSNTLNYKNLSLNFLLDFRVGGDVYNATEHYLTTRGLSTRTLDRDTPRIVEGVLKDGNENTSPTQNNIPLDMSRNSTYWSSVYPFQSFIEKDVNWMRLRDVTLRYNFTPALLERTNAIQSASVFVTGTDLFLLTNYSGLDPVGNGNSAAVGGAGGYGFDYGNFPMPMGINVGLRVGL